In Chloroflexia bacterium SDU3-3, one DNA window encodes the following:
- a CDS encoding PQQ-binding-like beta-propeller repeat protein yields MCDMNLVNHVAPEIAPPLHLVWRYHTRVYNWATAAIQNGRVYISPNRIIAMELETGALIYETGPFPGIRHILHLTDGLLMFAYDDGIGALHQADGLPAWQVTTKNVREMMPLCEQGIAYWLSHTPFIDTHVPRRSYLYAYDIHQQHMRWRADLGIYVSKSFIPALDQGVIFGICDQQVAALRTSDGSLIWSTPLEPGEKARWNIVADGTTVYVPLECGRLLALDRGTGQVRWAIPSSLYHPQRQGINAHTGVTLADQRLYLGTDAGISCVDAATGAIIWERERDTIRGRGAFRCHDAPPLVSGAYLYVPSSYGLSCLDRSTGEELWVYSTRGEIRTALAAADGYLVFGCHDGYYYCFADDTHPPVPKPRGRRVKPKTSESEG; encoded by the coding sequence ATGTGTGACATGAATCTTGTGAACCATGTTGCTCCCGAGATTGCACCGCCCCTGCACTTGGTATGGCGCTACCACACCCGCGTTTACAACTGGGCGACCGCCGCAATCCAAAATGGGCGTGTCTATATATCACCCAATAGGATTATTGCGATGGAGTTGGAAACGGGTGCTCTCATCTATGAGACGGGGCCATTTCCAGGGATTCGACATATACTGCATCTTACCGATGGCCTACTCATGTTTGCTTATGATGATGGGATTGGTGCGCTTCATCAAGCCGATGGACTACCCGCTTGGCAGGTGACTACCAAGAATGTGCGGGAAATGATGCCCTTATGTGAGCAAGGGATAGCCTATTGGCTTAGCCATACACCGTTCATTGATACTCATGTACCACGTAGGTCTTATTTATATGCCTATGATATCCATCAGCAACACATGCGCTGGCGCGCAGATTTAGGGATCTATGTGTCTAAATCGTTTATTCCCGCTCTAGATCAGGGTGTCATTTTTGGCATCTGTGATCAACAAGTGGCAGCTCTGCGTACCAGCGATGGGTCGCTGATCTGGTCTACCCCCCTCGAACCTGGGGAAAAAGCTCGTTGGAATATCGTGGCGGATGGAACGACGGTGTATGTACCGCTCGAATGTGGACGGTTGCTGGCCTTGGATCGTGGGACAGGGCAGGTGCGCTGGGCGATCCCATCGAGCCTGTATCACCCCCAGCGCCAGGGCATCAATGCGCATACAGGCGTCACCTTGGCCGACCAGCGGCTGTATTTGGGCACTGATGCGGGGATTAGCTGTGTCGATGCGGCGACAGGTGCGATTATTTGGGAGCGAGAGCGGGATACTATTCGTGGCAGGGGAGCCTTTCGCTGTCACGATGCCCCACCATTGGTGAGCGGCGCATATCTCTACGTGCCATCGAGCTATGGCCTATCCTGCCTTGATCGTAGTACTGGCGAGGAGCTGTGGGTCTACTCTACCCGTGGGGAGATCCGCACCGCGCTCGCCGCCGCCGATGGCTACCTGGTGTTTGGTTGCCACGATGGCTACTACTACTGCTTCGCCGACGATACCCACCCGCCCGTACCCAAGCCGCGCGGGCGGCGCGTCAAGCCAAAAACCTCAGAGTCTGAAGGGTAA